In Bacillus sp. S3, the sequence CAGTTATAGATACCGTCTAGAAGAAAATTTAGATTCGCTTTTACAAAAGTTAAGAAAGAAAGAATACAAACCTTCCCCAGTAAGAAGGCACTACATTCCCAAGAAAAATGGCAAAAAGAGACCTCTAGGCATACCAAATATAGAAGACCGAATTGTCCAACAGGCTTTGGTAAACGTTCTTCAGCCGAAATTTGAAAAGGGTATTTTCCACAAATGGTCATGTGGGTACAGACCTAATGTAGGACCAGAGCGTGTTCTACAAATAATCCTTGCAAATATCGAACAAGGTTACAATTACATCTTCGATGCAGACATTAAAGGATTTTTCGATAATATTCCACACAAAAATCTAATAAAAGTCTTAAACAAATACATTGCAGATGGAACTGTGTTAGATATGATATGGCTGTGGTTAAAGGCGGGATATATGGAAGAAGGAAAATATCATTTAACTGATTCTGGGACTCCGCAAGGAGGAGTCATCTCGCCACTACTTGCGAACGTTTATCTAAATGAACTTGACTGGACTTGGGCAGAACATAAATTTCGATTTGTAAGATTCGCTGACGACTTCTTGATATTTGCTAAATCAGAAGAAGATATTAAAAAGGCGGCTGAGATTACGGAAGATAAATTAGCCGAACTCGGTCTGGAGCTTGCATCGGAGAAAACAAAGATTGTAAATTTTGATGACGATGACTTCGACTTTATGGGATTTACGTTTGAACACTGGAGAAAACGTAAAAAGGATGGTAAGCCATACTATATCGCCAAACCAAAAGAAGCTACTTGGAAGGATTTTCGACAGAAAATCAAAGATAAAACCAGGAAAACTCTAACCCTAAGCAAGGAAAAATGGATTGACCAAGTAAATCCTGTAATACGAGGTAAGGTTAACTATTTTCTAACCATATATAAAGCGATTAAAGCGAATGAAGAACATGGATTTGCAAGTTCATGTTTCTTTAAAGCATTCGGGAAAGAGTTACAAGCGATAGATGGCTATATTCGGCAAAGACTAAGAGTATCCATGATACATGCCCATCCAAGCCAAAGAAAAGGTCATGCCATGAAAACGAAGTGGAATAATAAATTCTTTGCGATGATAGGTCTCATCCCTTCATATTGGTATTATTATCATAAAATATACGGTTTTTCCTTAGAAAGCTACATTCTTCGAATGAAAGAGAAGCAACAAGAGAAACAGGAGAAAAGAGTTCTTAAAGCAAAAGAACAAGGTCAAGAGTATTATACTCCCGACCTTGTTCGTAAAATGAAATATGCACAAAGATTAGCAACGTACTGATTCTGTAACACATTGGTAAGCCGTATGCCTTAATAGGGCACGTACGGTTTGATGAGGGGGTAGCCTCGAAAGAGGTTACCCTACTCTATTTTTTTTTTTTAGAACAGAACGTGCATTCGCTTTTTGGAAATGCTACAATAAAGAAAAGACGTTGAGAGGATTTTGTTATGAAAAAGATATCGTTTATTCATGCAGCGGATCTTCATTTGGACAGCCCGATGATTGGATTAAAGCATTTACCGGCAAATATCTTTTCTAGGGTAAAGGAGAGTACCTTTACAGCATTAAAAAAACTTACCGCAGAAGCAATCGAGCGGCAGGTTGATTTTTTGATTTTAGCGGGTGATTTATTTGATGGAGAAGATCGCAGTTTACGGGCACAATCGCGCTTTCGGACGGAAATGCTTAAGCTAGCTGAAGCGGACATTCCTGTTTATGTAGTTCATGGAAACCACGACCACTTAAATGGGTCGTGGGTGCATCTTGACATGCCTGCGAATGTTCATGTGTTTCATAGTGAGGTTGAAACAAAAGTGCTGCAGACGAAGAGTGGTGAATGGGTGCATCTTTATGGCTTTAGTTACGCCACCAGGCATATATTTGACAGAAAAATAGATGATTACATAAGGGTAGATGGGGCAGATTTTCATATTGGCATCCTTCATGGCAATGAAAGTACAGGCATTGACCACGATAACTACGCCCCATTTTCAGTCAAGGACTTACACGCAAAAGACTTTGATTATTGGGCTCTGGGACATATCCATAAACGGGCCGTTTTGTCTGAAAATCCCCCGATTATTTATCCGGGTAATATCCAAGGGAGAAATAAAAAGGAAACCGGCAGTAAAGGGTTTTATCATATTACCTTGTCAGAGATTGATGCAAAATTAGATTTTATCGAATCGTCCGATATCGTCTGGGAGGAACTTGTGATTAATGCTGAATCAGCAAGCAGCTTTCATGATGTACTTCGTTTATGTCAAACAGCCATCAGCCAAGTGCGCAAAATACAAACAGGCACCCTGTTAAAGCTTAGTTTAAAAAACATTCAATTAGCCGATGAACGTGAAACAAGAAGCTTACATGATGACCTTATGGAGCTTCTTAGAGAAGATGAAAAGGATGAGGTGTCCTTTGTTTGGATTGTTGAGTTAAACATCACCGAAAGTTTCCCCATTGATAAAGAACAATTAAAAACAGAAGCTAACTTTTATGCAGAGCTATTTGAAACAATAGAGCAATATGACAATGTCGAACATGCTTTAGCCCCATTGTATGAACATTCCTTGGGAAGAAGGCATTTGTCTCAATTATCAGACGCTGAAGAAAAAG encodes:
- the ltrA gene encoding group II intron reverse transcriptase/maturase; amino-acid sequence: MNQALKFKWHSIYGQILFDRKLKAAWEKVEANKGSGGIDGETIDSYRYRLEENLDSLLQKLRKKEYKPSPVRRHYIPKKNGKKRPLGIPNIEDRIVQQALVNVLQPKFEKGIFHKWSCGYRPNVGPERVLQIILANIEQGYNYIFDADIKGFFDNIPHKNLIKVLNKYIADGTVLDMIWLWLKAGYMEEGKYHLTDSGTPQGGVISPLLANVYLNELDWTWAEHKFRFVRFADDFLIFAKSEEDIKKAAEITEDKLAELGLELASEKTKIVNFDDDDFDFMGFTFEHWRKRKKDGKPYYIAKPKEATWKDFRQKIKDKTRKTLTLSKEKWIDQVNPVIRGKVNYFLTIYKAIKANEEHGFASSCFFKAFGKELQAIDGYIRQRLRVSMIHAHPSQRKGHAMKTKWNNKFFAMIGLIPSYWYYYHKIYGFSLESYILRMKEKQQEKQEKRVLKAKEQGQEYYTPDLVRKMKYAQRLATY
- a CDS encoding exonuclease SbcCD subunit D; this encodes MKKISFIHAADLHLDSPMIGLKHLPANIFSRVKESTFTALKKLTAEAIERQVDFLILAGDLFDGEDRSLRAQSRFRTEMLKLAEADIPVYVVHGNHDHLNGSWVHLDMPANVHVFHSEVETKVLQTKSGEWVHLYGFSYATRHIFDRKIDDYIRVDGADFHIGILHGNESTGIDHDNYAPFSVKDLHAKDFDYWALGHIHKRAVLSENPPIIYPGNIQGRNKKETGSKGFYHITLSEIDAKLDFIESSDIVWEELVINAESASSFHDVLRLCQTAISQVRKIQTGTLLKLSLKNIQLADERETRSLHDDLMELLREDEKDEVSFVWIVELNITESFPIDKEQLKTEANFYAELFETIEQYDNVEHALAPLYEHSLGRRHLSQLSDAEEKELLEKAEKLLIELLYQPVERGR